TCCAGCTCGCTCAGGTCCGGACGAGAGGTCGGCATCCGGTTGGCCCAGTGCCTGGTTCCTTTGCCAGCAGCTCCTTGGCAATTCCCCTATGAAGACGTTAGATGGCAGTCCACAAACCGCCAAAGGCAAGAGTAGCGCGAGATGGAGGGCTTGGCGCGTGGCCAATATGAGATGCTTGCTGGTCGCGAATGCCTCTCGGCTCCATCCCATGTTGGTATGATGCGGGTATGTGCCCTGCAGTAGTCAGCAGTGAATGATCAGCCCTATGAGTAAAGAACCAGGAGGTCTGCTGCAGAAAAATTCTGTACGCAAATTCTTACCTGCACGTTTCGATCATTAGCGAGATGGGGTCGCGGTGATCCAGAGATCCAACCCAGACCACCACTACACTAAGAAAGCCGATAACCTGGCCTCACGGGTATGACGCCCATGCAACACAAACCAAGTTCAAAGTACTGTTTATACGGCACTGCTCCAAATActcttcatcgtcggcgtATGGTACAATAAATTTACAGTGTCCTCGCTCAACCGCTTCCCAGCAGCCCTCGCACGCTCTGTGGCGCCTTCGTCTATAGCATTGCCAGAGCTGATTTCTTGCAGTCTAGCTTGAAGCTCTTCTTGATAAATTGCGGGTATAGTTGCTCGTCTCGCGCGGTCCGAGAACATGCTGGCGTTCGGCATCTCGAGATCATCGTTTCTTGCCATGCGTGGCAGCTAGCTGGGGGTTAGCAATGAGCCCCCGATACAAAATCCATCATAGACTCACCTGGcggcgccttcttcttcttgggcgcaCTCTTGCCTCTTTCCTTCAGCCTGTTCCATGCATATGagcgtgctgctgccagaAAGTGGTGATCAGAGCTTGCATACTCCTCAATGTACTCGAACCGGTCCtcttcggcgtcgtcccAGGTCGTAAGGTGGGGTCCGAATTCGCGCTTCACATCCCTGATGGTTGCCGTCTTCCTCGGGTAGtatgcggcgacggcagggccCTTTAATCGCTGTCGCAGGATCTTGTTGCCCATGCGGACTCCCTTAGGGTTGAACGTCGTCGCGAAAACCTGGCATTGCGCCTGAGCGCGGTCAGCTGCTTGCGATTGTATAATCACTATGCAGTCTTGCCTTCATCAATTCTACGATCCGTGCGCGAGGGACGCTCATCTTTGCATGGCCGATcgtgctgttgttgccgttgtcgCCGATTTTTCGAGGTTGAGGTGAAGTCGTTCAGATCCTGGTCTGTAGAGCTGCCCCGGGCCATCATTGGCTGAGGCGATCTGTgtggggcggcgggccaaaTCCACCCAGCCCCACGACCCTCCAAGCGTCGCTTCTTAGGAAACTTGGTTCACGTCGCAAACAGCAGACTTTACACTCTGAGCCCTGACGCGTACATATCAGGCCACCAAGGGCCCAACACGCTCTTTTCGACGCAGCTTTCACGTGAGAGCATCTTGAAGGTTAAGACTTGGCCGCCGCTTACCTACTCACTGATTGCTTTAGGCTTTGGATCTCACTGGCGAGGTTTGGCAAGCAATGGCCAAACGTCCAGCCTCGAGCCTGGAGGCCGGAGAGGTCCTCAGTCAGAGCGACCAGGCGAGCAGTAAACGGCCCAGACAAGATGGGTCAGAGCTCACGGAGGATGATCAGCCGCGCACCATCCAGCAAAGCTCGTTCGAGTCGATGCCCGGTCTGACAGACTTTATCCCTTGGAAGTCTTCAGAGATCTCCTCGCAGCTGCCTCCACTGCCGCAGGTCAAGGATCCGGAATTAGAGAAAAGAGCATTCACTCATCCCGGCGTTCCCCGAAACGGTGAGGAAAGCTACGAACGCTTGGAGTGGCTTGGGGACGCGTACATTGAGCTCGCGGCCACCGGCCTCATCTTCAAGACCTTTGCGAAAACGTCTGCCGGCCGCTGCTCCCAgctgcgggagctgctggtgcgcAACACAACGCTCGCCAGCTATTTTCGACAGTACAACATGGCATCAAAAGCGATACTGCCACCTGAATTCCACGGTGACCGTGGCTTGGGACGGGGTAGATCGAGCGACAAGGACCTGTGCAAGACGCAAGCCGACATGTTTGAGGCATACTTTGGCGCTGTGGTTGCGTCGGATCCCCAACACGGAAAGGCGAATGCCCTGGCCTGGATCCGAACGCTCTGGGGCCAGACAATCAAAGAGAAGATTGTAGAGTACGAAAAGCAACATGGCGCAtctgccggcgctgccgcagcagcatcagcttCGGCGTCCGCGGCCGCTCCTGCCACGCCTAACCTCAAGCCCAAAGACAAGCTGAGAGCTGCCATTGGTGCGAAGGGCATCCTGCTCAGCTATCTCGACATGCCGGGAAacaagaaggacaagaaccACGGCCTACCGCTCTACACTATCGGGGTGTACCTCGACGGTTGGGGTGAAACAAAGAAGCTCCTGGGCACCGGCACTGCGCTGCAGAAAAAGGAGGCGGGCCACAAGGCAGCAGCCCAAGCGCTGGAAAACAAGAAGCTGATGAAGGTGTATGaagcgaagaagaaggcgttCCAGGAGGCTATGGCAGCTACGCAGGAAAATGATGGGTCTGCAGAGTAGGCCCGGACAGCTGGATTGGCGATTGTGTGAATACCCAAAGACGCTGCCGAGGAAGTGCCAATGGTGTGCATAGCAAGGCGTTTATGCGGTCAATGTCCGGATCCCTTGAAAGCAATGTCGATGAAGGATGAACATTACTGAGGATCGCTGATCAATGAGACCGTGCTGTATTGATTACGATAAACTGCATGTGCAGTGGCTCTCGAGTGACTTGTACTCGCAGGGCAACCATCTCATAGTGGGGGAAACGGACTGTCGGAGGATCGTCCACGTGCAGTTGCTCCGACGGCGCAACTGCCGTGCGTCCAGATGCGACAGGCTTTGCTTGTGCTTTTTGTAGCTGTGGTAGTGCTCGCAAAGAGACTTGAGTATATATTTTCCGATATCGCGACCTGCTTCACAGAGCAATGGCTTTGTCTGATGTTGAAAGAGTCGATCCGTTGTCCAAGCCGTGTCCGTGGGGCTACGCGACGGCTGTCACATGCCTGCCGAGACGGTCCCTCCACGGTCACCGGAGTAGGGTTAGGGTGGGTGACACCTTGCGTGGGCCTAGTAGGCAGTAAGTATGTACACTTGAACAAGACAACAGCGGGCTAGAGGGGAATAATAACAATGTGAACATGGCTCCATTTTGGTCTCACTTTTGCACAGCACAAGCTGCGTCGTGCACTGCATGTAAATGGGTGGGTGCCACGGCGTGAGACGCAGCAGCTGTTGTTGCGGTGGTAGCGGGATGCTAGGGTTTCGCGTGTACAAGGATGGGCGATCAATGCGCCTCTGATTCCAGTGGTCCAGCAGGCTgtcggcggctccagctTCAACGGCGAGCGCCCGACGCATCACAGACGAGTCATGGAACCCAGTGGAGTTACGTCCAtagaggtaggtaggtgcAACACAGCGCCACACACGCCCGACTAAGCCCCACTGGAATCAACAATTACAGGTACGTACAACGTCAAAgtgcctcggccgacgcTGTTGTTGTGCTACCGTACTGCTGGAGGTAGTGAGGCAGACGCCGCCTTTCGCCagtgccgcccgcccgtcacaCCTGCTAATACCCTGGAAACGCCGCAACCTGCCCAGCTTGGTAGTACGCACCTAAAGCCAGGGCCTCGGCACGCCGCGTCGGAATGTCCATTGTTAGCATCATCGTTTCCAATAATTCCGTCTTCGTCCCAGCCCAACCCGCCCACCCGTGCCTCCGTCTCACCCGTCAGCCAGCGTCATCATTGCACCCGCGACACATCTCGACGGCCATTCCGGACCGAGTCcccgactgactgactccctccctgcctccctccatcgtcgccgcgcccaaTACAAGTTGCACGACTCTTGCACCTGCGTCCCATCTGCATTTGACGCCGTatcccgctcgcccgcccgctcgcgccgccctcgtgccGCCGAACCCCATATCCGCAAGGAGGTCATCGCGTTACACCACGGCTGCTGAAGGACTGGAGGCGCACCCGGTCCTCTCTTTTCGTCTCTCTATCGCACGTCGCATCGTCTGCGTCGATCCAGCCCGCGAATCAAGCAATCGTATTCATAGGgggcttgccggcggcgaggcacagacggcaccatggccgactcCGTGGGTGCGTGGCTCGAATCCCGCCTCTTCCGCCCACCTCTACCAATGCTGTTCCAGGGGGCGTATCTCCTTGACTGACATCGTATGCCGTCTTGCATAGATCGCGTGTTCGTTCACGCCCTCAACACAGTCAAAAAGATACCCAAGACGGGTGCGTCGCGACCGCCTCCATCGGACCGATTACGGCTCTACGGCCTCTACAAGCAGGCAATGGAGGgggacgtcgacggcgtcatggAGCAGCCCACGGCCGGCCCAGGGCTGACGGCGGAAGAGCTGCAGCGAGAACGCGACAAGTGGGACGCGTGGAACTCACAAAGGGGCATCACGCGCACCGAGGCAAAGCGCAGATACGTCGAAGCGCTAATTGAGACGATGCACCGCTATGCGACAACCTCGTAAGTCTCGCACTCGTCATGCCGACTTGACAAATGACACGTATTGACGCCCCGGGCCGTCAGGGATGCCTCGGAACTGGTCACGGAACTCGAATTCGTCTGGAACCAGATCAAGCACAACTCTTCGAGTTCGACGGGCTCATCCCCAAAGGCTGGTGGCTCGACCGGAGCCCTGCGGCAGTTCCAACAGCCCATGAGCGGGAGCGACGGGCCGATGAGGATCCTCAGCCCGATGAGTGAGCAAGACGAGGCCGAACTGCGGTCGCAGCGACAGAtggacctcgaggacgaggccgaagTGGAGAGCGCGCGCAGCAACCGGTGGCAGCGGAAGATGGAGCGTGCCATCACGAAACTCTCCGCCGAGATCGCTGCGCTGCGAGAGCAGATCACGACCGGGCGTGAGTGGAAGTCCAAGAAGGCGCGCAGCTACCCCGCGTGGGtgagctggctggcctggctggtcCTGAGGcacctcgtcatcgacagcGTCATCCTTGCCATCGTCTTGTTGTGGCTCCGCAAGCGAAAGGATAGGCGTCTTGAGGACCTCGTCAGGGTGGCTCTCAAGATTATTCGGGAGTACGTCAGAAACGTGCTCCCGTCCAGGTGATGAGCGGCAACTTTGTCAAGATGCAGACCGACGCTCAAGTCCGGCGGCATTGGAGGCAGACACTTCGCGCCAGCTCCTGCCACATGGTATATGAGCCCTGTGAGTCGCGTTATAGTAAGTCGCGTTACAGCATAGCGACTGGACTTGGATGACCGGCACGGTGGAAGAAGCTCTGGCCCCGCCAACTCCATCTCTGTGAGTATCCCGAACAGCTTGGTCCATCCCACGCGATGTAGTATGACCACTGCTTGCACCACTTCACGACTGCTCGTCTCCGAGGGGCAAGCCGCGAGGGGCCGTAAGAACGGCGCCCGGCCCGAGGCAGGCCACTTCATGGAGTGATCCCATTTGTTCAGGATATAGGAGACATTCAAAGAGGTGGGTTGGCACAGGACAATGGCCCATGCGAAGCAGGCATGTCTCGATAAATAGAGCGACACATGATGTATGATAGATGGCGAGGCTCCTCAGCCCAGACTCACTTCGGGCGCACGTCGGCGCGAGCCATGATGCAACGAGCACTGTCATTTACAAAGCTGAGCTGGCTGGTGGACGGCAGAGTCGAACAACACCAAGCCACTTGAGAAGGACAAAGTACATACATAGACTCTCCTCTCACAAACATCATGGCGGCCGCGGTTGGTCAATGAGCCCTATGCGGGCAGCAAGTCCTACACTTCCACTACGTACCACCTTGTCTACAAAGAACCGTTCTACCCACCCACGCGCTTGAgctgtcgttgctgctgcaggtgatGTTGCGCATGCGTGTGACGGAGCTCCCGTCACACTGCGTGTCGGTGTGCCATGCACGCGAATATGACGAGACATTTTCGTACTACACAACGTACTCCGTATATACATACTTGCATACATCTTGCGCTGCAGCTTCATGGGCGGTCAATTGGTCTCCTGTGAGGTGAGAGCGAATATCCGACTTCCTTTCTTCGTTTCGTCTGTCCTTTCCTCCTTCCCAACCAACCCAACCCAATTCCCGTCCCCGTCCTTGAAAGGGGAAAAAGGATCACGGACCAACACACCAGCGTTTATcccctcgtccatctcgtGACAACCTTGAAGTGTCCAATTAGAACAAGCCTATTCagtcgtgtgtgtgtgtttgtttGTGTGTTTACGTCGTTTTTGTGTGTGCATCATCGAACGGACAGACTTCGcatagagagagagagagagagagagagagagagagagagatcCAAGCTCTTCATGGTTTTGGTTTTCGTCTCTTCcatcctttttttttttttgagtTCAAGGGGTAACAATGAATCACTTCAGCCCGCGGTCTGGGCCGCCAGGTCCCTCTCGGGGTCCGCTGCAACCTCGACCTCAACCA
The genomic region above belongs to Purpureocillium takamizusanense chromosome 5, complete sequence and contains:
- the ATG37 gene encoding Autophagy protein 37 (TransMembrane:1 (o231-257i)~COG:U~EggNog:ENOG503P1KH) — translated: MADSVDRVFVHALNTVKKIPKTGASRPPPSDRLRLYGLYKQAMEGDVDGVMEQPTAGPGLTAEELQRERDKWDAWNSQRGITRTEAKRRYVEALIETMHRYATTSDASELVTELEFVWNQIKHNSSSSTGSSPKAGGSTGALRQFQQPMSGSDGPMRILSPMSEQDEAELRSQRQMDLEDEAEVESARSNRWQRKMERAITKLSAEIAALREQITTGREWKSKKARSYPAWVSWLAWLVLRHLVIDSVILAIVLLWLRKRKDRRLEDLVRVALKIIREYVRNVLPSR
- a CDS encoding Ribonuclease III (EggNog:ENOG503P4PJ~COG:A), with protein sequence MAKRPASSLEAGEVLSQSDQASSKRPRQDGSELTEDDQPRTIQQSSFESMPGLTDFIPWKSSEISSQLPPLPQVKDPELEKRAFTHPGVPRNGEESYERLEWLGDAYIELAATGLIFKTFAKTSAGRCSQLRELLVRNTTLASYFRQYNMASKAILPPEFHGDRGLGRGRSSDKDLCKTQADMFEAYFGAVVASDPQHGKANALAWIRTLWGQTIKEKIVEYEKQHGASAGAAAAASASASAAAPATPNLKPKDKLRAAIGAKGILLSYLDMPGNKKDKNHGLPLYTIGVYLDGWGETKKLLGTGTALQKKEAGHKAAAQALENKKLMKVYEAKKKAFQEAMAATQENDGSAE
- the ATG37 gene encoding Autophagy protein 37, variant 2 (TransMembrane:1 (o231-257i)~COG:U~EggNog:ENOG503P1KH), encoding MPSCIDRVFVHALNTVKKIPKTGASRPPPSDRLRLYGLYKQAMEGDVDGVMEQPTAGPGLTAEELQRERDKWDAWNSQRGITRTEAKRRYVEALIETMHRYATTSDASELVTELEFVWNQIKHNSSSSTGSSPKAGGSTGALRQFQQPMSGSDGPMRILSPMSEQDEAELRSQRQMDLEDEAEVESARSNRWQRKMERAITKLSAEIAALREQITTGREWKSKKARSYPAWVSWLAWLVLRHLVIDSVILAIVLLWLRKRKDRRLEDLVRVALKIIREYVRNVLPSR
- a CDS encoding uncharacterized protein (EggNog:ENOG503P5KU~COG:J), giving the protein MSVPRARIVELMKAQCQVFATTFNPKGVRMGNKILRQRLKGPAVAAYYPRKTATIRDVKREFGPHLTTWDDAEEDRFEYIEELKERGKSAPKKKKAPPAATHGKKR